A window of Hevea brasiliensis isolate MT/VB/25A 57/8 chromosome 14, ASM3005281v1, whole genome shotgun sequence contains these coding sequences:
- the LOC131172599 gene encoding putative disease resistance protein RGA3, with product MAEMILSFVVEAALSRVSSLMANEIISAWKLNDEFKGLQDSLTMIRDVLQDAEEQQTEKESVKRWLKKLKEVAYDAEDVFDELAYENLRRKVEMPDQPGMEVRNFFSFSEGIRYVKKVALHVKMAHKVRKVNESLNKIKNEAMGFGLQVSSSDRKMPQIDLDRLTDSVLDNPVVGREADVSKIVNLLSRSCDQQVLTIVPIVGMGGLGKTVLAKLVCQEVIEKKLFDLKIWVCVSDNFDEQRILGEMLQTLNANMGGMTNKDAILQQLEKALESKKFLLVLDDVWNNERDRWDELKTRLIRISTSKGNAILVTTRTEEVASIVETSTHYRHKLGWLSDDECWSIMKERALRSGRKSIPTDLEDIGREIAEKCGGVPLAAKVLGGTMGFKMDKEEWLSIRNSNVLSKGNVESILKLSFDHLPSHLKSCFAYCSVFPKDTQIEKEQLIRLWMAEGLVGISNEDEANKYFNALVQNSFFQDVERDEYENVRWCKMHDLVHDLALSLSNSETLTLENCSVVDDISCIRRSYVDRQNATILMEFPTGGAKKLRSLLMKDIEFDGSWKLKSLRALHFMSSYDIKELPSSVGKLKLLRYLNISFTNIEVLPEFISELYYLQTLRFLKCRSLTVVPRNKMCNLISLRHLDFDNQSHMPSKVGRLTCLQTLSLFVVGPNRGGSIQELECLNQISGELVINHLEEVRDKAEAQKSNLQEKTKLKALTFEWSDVIESSSSNNDEEVLEGLEPHPNIERIKIKNYRGEKFPPWLYKMKITSDSVTVFDNLVELQLLESRCCKKLPRLGHLPRLKMLKIEKMNMIRRIENEFYGIDTGSNGQRGPFPALKKLFLSYMPNLVEWEAPTVDKGGETAVFSCLEELSISYCALLTKIPLSDIPLLQRLEILNCEELIYLFNELQSFQSLKSIKIGWCSKLTCLPSGLKSFTSLKSLEIDECRELTSVPEYLGEIRSLNDLRITKCWNLIYFPKTILGRLTRLRQLAIGGFSKELDSFPFLNSIQDLPSLESLTIYGDYYGGGRTKSLPDQLRCLTALNSLSIWDFNGVEALPEWLGNLSSLQSLEIWNCKNLKYLPTATAMQRLSKLRNLRIAYCSFLGANCAKGRGSEWPKISHISDVRIDEYL from the exons ATGGCTGAAATGATCCTCAGTTTCGTTGTGGAAGCAGCTCTGTCCAGGGTGTCTTCGCTCATGGCCAATGAAATCATCAGTGCTTGGAAGCTCAACGACGAGTTTAAAGGCCTTCAAGACTCGCTCACCATGATTCGTGATGTGCTTCAAGATGCAGAGGAACAACAAACGGAAAAAGAATCTGTGAAGCGCTGGCTGAAGAAGCTCAAGGAAGTAGCTTATGATGCTGAGGATGTCTTTGATGAGTTAGCCTATGAGAATCTTCGACGAAAGGTTGAGATGCCAGATCAACCGGGAATGGAGGTACGCAACTTTTTTTCATTCTCCGAAGGCATTCGTTATGTCAAAAAGGTTGCGTTGCATGTCAAAATGGCCCACAAAGTTAGGAAAGTAAATGAATCGTTGAATAAGATTAAGAACGAAGCTATGGGTTTTGGACTTCAAGTCTCATCTAGTgatagaaaaatgcctcaaataGATTTGGATCGGCTGACAGACTCAGTCCTTGACAACCCAGTTGTGGGGAGGGAAGCTGATGTCTCTAAGATTGTGAACTTGCTGAGTCGTTCCTGTGACCAGCAAGTTCTCACCATTGTTCCCATAGTGGGGATGGGCGGTTTGGGGAAAACAGTTTTAGCTAAATTGGTATGTCAAGAAGTAATAGAAAAAAAGCTTTTTGATCTTAAAATATGGGTTTGTGTCTCTGATAACTTTGATGAACAAAGAATTTTGGGGGAAATGCTGCAAACTCTCAATGCAAATATGGGTGGGATGACCAACAAAGATGCAATACTTCAACAACTTGAAAAGGCATTAGAAAGCAAAAAGTTTCTACTTGTTCTTGATGATGTTTGGAATAATGAACGTGATAGGTGGGATGAGTTGAAGACTCGTTTGATAAGAATTAGTACAAGCAAAGGAAATGCTATTCTTGTAACAACTCGTACCGAGGAAGTGGCATCAATAGTAGAGACTTCCACTCATTACAGGCATAAACTGGGTTGGTTATCCGATGATGAATGCTGGTCCATTATGAAGGAAAGGGCACTTAGAAGTGGAAGAAAATCAATCCCCACAGACTTGGAGGACATTGGAAGGGAGATTGCCGAAAAATGTGGAGGAGTTCCATTGGCTGCAAAAGTTTTAGGTGGGACAATGGGCTTCAAAATGGACAAGGAAGAATGGTTGTCTATTAGAAACAGTAATGTTTTGAGTAAGGGTAACGTTGAGTCTATATTGAAACTAAGTTTTGATCACTTGCCTTCACATCTGAAGTCATGTTTCGCATACTGTTCAGTTTTCCCGAAAGATACTCAGATAGAAAAAGAACAATTAATTCGGTTGTGGATGGCTGAAGGTCTTGTAGGGATATCTAATGAAGATGAGGCCAACAAGTACTTTAATGCCTTAGTTCAGAATTCCTTTTTCCAAGATGTTGAAAGGGATGAATATGAGAATGTTAGATGGTGCAAGATGCATGATCTTGTGCATGACCTTGCACTATCACTTTCAAACTCTGAGACGCTGACTTTGGAAAATTGTTCTGTTGTTGATGACATATCATGCATTCGTCGTTCATATGTAGATAGGCAAAATGCAACCATTTTAATGGAATTTCCAACAGGCGGTGCTAAAAAGTTGCGTAGTTTACTCATGAAGGATATTGAGTTTGATGGATCTTGGAAACTGAAAAGCTTGCGTGCCCTACACTTCATGAGTTCTTATGATATCAAAGAGTTGCCATCCTCAGTTGGTAAGTTGAAACTTTTGAGATATCTCAACATCTCATTCACTAATATTGAAGTGTTGCCTGAATTCATCAGCGAGCTCTACTATTTGCAAACATTAAGATTTCTTAAGTGTCGGtcacttacagtagttcctagaAACAAAATGTGCAATCTGATCAGCTTGAGGCATCTTGATTTTGATAATCAGTCTCATATGCCATCTAAGGTGGGGCGGTTAACTTGTCTCCAAACACTGTCATTGTTTGTTGTGGGTCCAAATAGGGGAGGTAGCATTCAAGAACTAGAATGCTTAAACCAAATAAGTGGGGAGTTGGTAATAAATCATCTTGAGGAGGTGAGAGACAAAGCAGAAGCACAGAAATCAAACCTACAGGAGAAAACGAAATTAAAAGCCCTTACATTTGAATGGAGTGATGTAATAGAAAGCAGCAGCAGCAACAACGATGAGGAAGTGTTGGAAGGTCTTGAGCCTCACCCAAATATAGAGAGAATAAAGATAAAGAATTACAGGGGTGAAAAGTTCCCGCCGTGGCTGTATAAGATGAAAATAACGAGTGATTCTGTCACTGTATTCGATAATTTGGTGGAACTTCAATTGTTGGAGAGTAGGTGTTGTAAAAAACTCCCAAGGCTTGGACATCTTCCTCGTCTTAAAATGCTCAAAATAGAAAAAATGAATATGATCAGACGTATAGAGAATGAATTCTATGGAATTGACACTGGAAGCAATGGACAACGGGGACCTTTTCCAGCATTAAAGAAATTATTTTTGAGTTATATGCCGAATTTAGTTGAATGGGAGGCACCAACTGTAGATAAAGGAGGCGAAACAGCTGTGTTTTCTTGTCTTGAAGAATTGAGCATTAGTTATTGTGCTTTGCTGACAAAAATTCCGTTAAGTGATATTCCATTGCTTCAAAGACTGGAAATCCTTAATTGTGAAGAATTGATCTATTTATTCAATGAACTTCAGTCCTTCCAGTCTCTTAAAAGCATTAAAATTGGATGGTGTAGTAAATTAACTTGTCTTCCAAGTGGGCTGAAATCCTTCACTTCCCTGAAATCATTGGAAATAGATGAATGCCGTGAGCTGACATCGGTTCCCGAATATTTAGGAGAAATTCGTTCTCTTAATGATTTACGAATAACAAAGTGTTGGAATTTGATTTACTTCCCAAAGACGATTTTAGGTAGGCTCACTCGATTGAGGCAATTAGCAATCGGTGGTTTCTCTAAGGAGTTGGATTCTTTCCCTTTTCTGAATTCAATCCAAGACCTTCcatcccttgaatccttaactatATATGGGGATTATTATGGTGGAGGTAGAACAAAGTCTCTGCCAGATCAACTTCGATGCCTCACTGCCCTTAACTCATTGTCTATATGGGATTTCAATGGAGTGGAAGCTTTGCCAGAGTGGTTGGGCAATCTTTCCTCTCTTCAATCCCTTGAAATTTGGAATTGTAAGAATCTGAAGTATCTACCTACAGCTACAGCCATGCAACGGCTCTCCAAATTAAGGAATCTCCGCATTGCATATTGTTCCTTCCTTGGGGCAAATTGCGCCAAGGGGAGGGGCTCTGAGTGGCCCAAGATTTCTCATATCTCAGACGTACGCATAG aTGAGTACTTATag